From the Streptomyces sp. KMM 9044 genome, one window contains:
- a CDS encoding DUF948 domain-containing protein: protein MSGGEVAGILVAVFWAILVSFLAVALARLAQTLRATTRLVADVTDQAVPLLADASTAVRSAQTQIERVDAIASDVQEVTSNASALSTTVASTFGGPLVKVAAFGYGVRRAVSGRKEDASARPASDRTEPAKAPGRTVIVGRTVPGTRRARRTRGKKD from the coding sequence GTGTCCGGTGGAGAGGTGGCCGGAATCCTGGTGGCCGTGTTCTGGGCGATCCTGGTCTCCTTCCTCGCCGTTGCGCTGGCGAGGCTGGCCCAGACGCTCCGGGCCACCACCAGGCTCGTGGCGGACGTGACCGACCAGGCCGTTCCGCTGCTGGCCGACGCCTCCACCGCGGTGCGCTCCGCACAGACCCAGATCGAGCGGGTCGACGCGATCGCCTCCGACGTCCAGGAGGTCACCTCCAACGCCTCCGCCCTGTCGACCACCGTCGCCTCCACCTTCGGGGGCCCGTTGGTCAAGGTCGCCGCTTTCGGCTACGGCGTGCGCCGGGCCGTCAGCGGCCGCAAGGAGGACGCGTCCGCCAGGCCGGCGTCCGACAGGACCGAGCCCGCGAAGGCGCCGGGCCGCACCGTGATCGTGGGCCGCACCGTCCCGGGCACGCGGCGGGCCAGGCGTACCCGGGGAAAGAAGGACTGA
- the rpsD gene encoding 30S ribosomal protein S4, whose amino-acid sequence MANQPRPKVKKSRALGIALTPKAVKYFEARPYPPGEHGRGRKQNSDYKVRLLEKQRLRAQYDVSERQLVRAYERAAKTSLKTGEALVIELERRLDALVLRSGIARTIYQARQMVTHGHIQVNGKKVDKPSFRVRPDDVVQVRERSKDKTLFTIAREGGFAPDGEIPRYLQVNLKSLAFRLDREPNRKEIPVICDEQLVVEYYAR is encoded by the coding sequence GTGGCTAATCAGCCCCGCCCCAAGGTCAAGAAGTCGCGTGCCCTGGGTATCGCGCTGACCCCGAAGGCCGTCAAGTACTTCGAGGCCCGCCCCTACCCGCCGGGTGAGCACGGCCGCGGCCGCAAGCAGAACTCGGACTACAAGGTCCGTCTGCTGGAGAAGCAGCGTCTGCGCGCCCAGTACGACGTCAGCGAGCGCCAGCTCGTCCGCGCGTACGAGCGTGCCGCCAAGACCTCGCTCAAGACCGGTGAAGCGCTCGTCATCGAGCTCGAGCGCCGTCTCGACGCCCTGGTCCTGCGTTCGGGCATCGCCCGCACGATCTACCAGGCCCGCCAGATGGTCACCCACGGCCACATCCAGGTCAACGGCAAGAAGGTCGACAAGCCCTCCTTCCGTGTCCGCCCGGACGACGTCGTGCAGGTCCGCGAGCGCAGCAAGGACAAGACGCTGTTCACGATCGCCCGCGAGGGTGGCTTCGCCCCCGACGGCGAGATCCCGCGCTACCTCCAGGTGAACCTCAAGTCCCTGGCGTTCCGCCTGGACCGTGAGCCGAACCGCAAGGAGATCCCGGTGATCTGCGACGAGCAGCTGGTCGTCGAGTACTACGCCCGCTGA
- a CDS encoding NUDIX domain-containing protein: protein MARTEYYDDPNAPEPNSMVVAASAVVTDDHGRILLQRRRDNDLWALPGGGMDLTDSLPGTAVREVKEETGLDVEITGLVGTYTDPKHIIAYTDGEVRRQFNVCFTARITGGQLAISDESTELRFVPPKEVEQLPMHHTQRLRLQHFLEQREKPYLG from the coding sequence GTGGCCCGCACCGAGTACTACGACGACCCCAACGCGCCCGAGCCGAACAGCATGGTCGTCGCCGCATCCGCCGTCGTCACCGACGACCACGGCCGCATCCTCCTCCAGCGCCGCCGCGACAACGACCTGTGGGCCCTGCCCGGAGGCGGCATGGACCTCACCGACTCCCTGCCAGGCACAGCCGTCCGTGAGGTCAAGGAAGAAACCGGCCTCGACGTCGAGATCACCGGCCTGGTTGGCACCTACACCGACCCGAAACACATCATCGCCTACACCGACGGTGAGGTCCGCCGCCAGTTCAACGTCTGCTTCACCGCCCGCATCACCGGCGGCCAACTGGCAATCTCCGACGAGTCCACCGAACTCCGGTTCGTGCCGCCGAAAGAGGTCGAGCAGTTGCCGATGCACCACACCCAACGACTCAGGCTTCAGCACTTCCTGGAACAGCGCGAGAAGCCGTACCTGGGCTGA
- a CDS encoding IS630 family transposase, giving the protein MPVATARPIALRAAERERLKKMAYGHKTEYRLRTRAQVVLHAARGRSNARIARETGLHLDTVRCWPGRFAEHGLGGLGDRERSGRPPSFTALQTAQVKALACQLPAESGTPLSRWSAPEPAREVVGRAIAGAISASTVRRWLTQDALKPWQYQSWIFITDPDFRARAERVLDLYARTWQGKALGADEYVISADEKTSVQARCRCHPTLAPGQARAMRVNHTYGRGGALAYLAAYDVHRAKVSGRTEPRTGIDPFMNLVAQIMTQEPYASAKRVFWVVDNGSSHRGKKAADRLTSAFPNAVMVHTPVHASWLNQVEIYFSVVQRKVVSPNDFTDLAQVRDRLRSFEDRYNATAQPFQWKFTTSDLDDLLARLDRHTADHPEESSAHLAA; this is encoded by the coding sequence TTGCCCGTTGCCACCGCACGCCCGATAGCACTGCGCGCCGCCGAGCGCGAGCGACTGAAGAAGATGGCCTACGGCCACAAGACCGAGTACCGGTTACGCACCCGCGCGCAGGTGGTGCTGCATGCCGCACGGGGACGCTCCAACGCGCGCATCGCCCGGGAGACGGGCCTGCACCTGGACACGGTCCGCTGCTGGCCGGGCCGGTTCGCCGAGCACGGTCTCGGCGGGCTGGGGGACCGCGAGCGGTCCGGGCGGCCGCCGTCGTTCACCGCGCTGCAGACAGCCCAGGTCAAGGCCCTGGCCTGCCAACTGCCCGCCGAGAGCGGCACCCCTCTCTCGCGCTGGTCGGCCCCGGAGCCGGCCCGCGAGGTCGTCGGCCGCGCCATCGCCGGCGCGATCTCCGCCTCCACCGTGCGGCGCTGGCTCACGCAGGACGCGCTCAAGCCCTGGCAGTACCAGTCCTGGATCTTCATCACCGACCCCGACTTCCGTGCCAGGGCCGAGCGCGTTCTCGATCTGTACGCCCGCACCTGGCAGGGCAAGGCTCTCGGCGCGGACGAGTACGTGATCAGCGCGGACGAGAAGACCTCCGTCCAGGCCCGCTGCCGCTGCCACCCCACCCTCGCCCCCGGCCAGGCCAGAGCGATGCGGGTGAACCACACCTACGGGCGCGGCGGCGCCCTGGCCTACCTGGCCGCCTACGACGTGCACCGCGCGAAAGTGTCCGGCCGCACCGAACCCAGGACCGGCATCGACCCGTTCATGAACCTGGTCGCCCAGATCATGACCCAGGAGCCGTACGCCAGCGCGAAACGCGTGTTCTGGGTCGTCGACAACGGCTCCTCCCACCGCGGCAAGAAGGCTGCCGACCGGCTGACCAGCGCGTTCCCGAACGCGGTCATGGTCCACACCCCGGTCCACGCTTCGTGGTTGAACCAAGTGGAGATCTACTTCTCCGTCGTCCAGCGCAAGGTCGTCTCGCCCAACGACTTCACCGACCTTGCCCAGGTCAGGGACCGGCTCCGATCCTTCGAAGACCGTTACAACGCCACGGCACAGCCGTTCCAGTGGAAGTTCACCACCTCCGACCTGGACGATCTCCTGGCCAGGCTCGACCGGCACACCGCCGATCACCCAGAAGAATCCTCCGCCCATCTCGCAGCCTGA
- the istA gene encoding IS21 family transposase, translating into MIKPWAHVIDAWLRAEILLKAAVIHERLVEQYGFPHHYQRVKMYVRQARPRVAEELGFTPRELAKLHRRFEVVPGAQAQVDWGDEGRILTHMGIEKVCSFHMVLSYSRDPFCCFTTSQNPASFFECHRRAFAHFGGVPGVIVYDRTKTVVRRHVAPGEAVPLHPEAVAFAGHYDFDIDVLAAYRPTGKGRVERQVRIVRDHVLAGRSFSSIEDMDGAFMAWVPRRRAVTHRTHGEVIGVRAERDRAALRALPAKPYIVADRFLRHVAKDCLVAFDANLYSVPATRVRHRQLVEVRASAATVALHSTVPDAQGITLLAVHSRAVGRGARIVDEDHWKALPDGHTRATTTDPGTPSPRPARPPEQEPGGLISLLARARAAQVHVGTRPLALYDQITGTRPFTPTPVDPKDMR; encoded by the coding sequence GTGATCAAGCCGTGGGCGCATGTCATCGATGCCTGGCTGCGGGCCGAGATCCTGTTGAAGGCCGCGGTCATCCATGAGCGCCTGGTTGAGCAGTACGGCTTCCCGCACCACTACCAGCGGGTGAAGATGTATGTGCGGCAGGCCCGTCCCAGGGTTGCGGAGGAGCTCGGTTTCACCCCGCGCGAGCTGGCGAAGCTGCATCGTCGCTTCGAGGTGGTTCCCGGGGCCCAGGCCCAGGTCGACTGGGGCGACGAGGGCAGGATCCTTACGCACATGGGCATCGAGAAGGTCTGTTCCTTCCACATGGTGCTGTCCTACTCCCGGGATCCGTTCTGCTGTTTCACCACCAGTCAGAACCCGGCCTCGTTCTTCGAGTGCCACCGCCGGGCGTTCGCGCACTTCGGCGGGGTGCCCGGGGTGATCGTCTACGACCGGACCAAGACCGTCGTACGCCGTCACGTCGCACCCGGCGAGGCCGTGCCCCTGCACCCGGAGGCCGTCGCGTTCGCCGGGCACTACGACTTCGACATCGACGTCCTGGCCGCCTACCGCCCGACCGGGAAGGGGCGGGTGGAGCGGCAGGTGCGGATCGTTCGTGATCATGTGCTGGCCGGGCGGTCCTTCTCCTCGATCGAGGACATGGACGGGGCGTTCATGGCCTGGGTGCCCAGGCGCCGGGCGGTGACGCACCGCACCCACGGCGAGGTGATCGGGGTGCGGGCCGAGCGGGACCGTGCCGCGCTGCGAGCCCTGCCCGCCAAGCCCTATATCGTCGCCGACCGCTTCCTTCGGCACGTCGCCAAGGACTGCCTGGTCGCCTTCGACGCCAACCTCTACTCGGTGCCCGCCACCAGGGTCCGCCACCGCCAGCTCGTCGAGGTGCGGGCCTCGGCCGCCACCGTCGCCTTGCACTCCACGGTCCCCGACGCACAGGGCATCACGCTGCTGGCCGTCCACTCCCGCGCGGTCGGCCGCGGCGCGAGGATCGTGGACGAGGACCACTGGAAGGCTCTGCCCGACGGGCATACCCGCGCCACCACCACCGACCCCGGCACCCCGAGCCCAAGGCCGGCCCGTCCGCCCGAGCAGGAACCGGGAGGGCTCATCTCGCTGCTGGCCCGGGCCCGCGCCGCGCAGGTCCACGTCGGGACCCGCCCGCTGGCCCTCTACGACCAGATCACCGGGACCCGCCCGTTCACCCCCACCCCTGTCGACCCCAAGGACATGCGTTGA
- a CDS encoding XRE family transcriptional regulator, with translation MAAGGWTYATLAQEVEVDPKSVERWVHLGRIPRRATALQAAKALGEDVHALWPALRQARPARAISPELVALYEQRADLPVSTFTDLMAQARERIDILVYAAVFLHEAYPRLNELLTERAAEGCTVRITIGDPDSDNVQARGQEERFGHGIESRCRLALMHYKPLADTPGIEVRTHATTLYNSFYRADDQQLVNAHVWGVNAYAAPVWHLRRHEAGGMFDTYADSFDAVWTAATPVREEG, from the coding sequence ATGGCAGCCGGAGGCTGGACGTACGCGACTCTTGCCCAGGAGGTCGAGGTCGACCCCAAGTCGGTCGAGCGCTGGGTGCACCTCGGACGTATCCCACGTCGTGCCACCGCCCTCCAGGCGGCCAAGGCCCTGGGAGAAGACGTGCACGCACTCTGGCCGGCGCTCCGCCAGGCCCGCCCCGCCCGCGCCATCAGCCCCGAACTGGTGGCGCTCTACGAACAGCGGGCCGACCTCCCCGTCTCGACGTTCACCGACCTGATGGCCCAGGCCCGAGAACGGATCGACATCCTCGTCTACGCGGCCGTCTTCCTCCACGAGGCGTACCCGCGACTGAACGAACTCCTCACCGAACGCGCCGCCGAAGGCTGCACCGTCCGCATCACGATCGGGGACCCCGACAGCGACAACGTCCAAGCCCGCGGCCAGGAGGAGCGGTTCGGCCACGGCATCGAATCCCGCTGCCGCCTCGCACTCATGCACTACAAGCCGCTCGCCGACACCCCCGGCATCGAAGTCCGCACCCACGCAACTACCCTCTACAACTCCTTCTACCGCGCCGACGACCAGCAACTCGTCAACGCACACGTCTGGGGCGTCAACGCCTACGCCGCCCCCGTATGGCATCTTCGCCGACACGAGGCAGGCGGCATGTTCGACACCTACGCCGACAGCTTCGACGCCGTGTGGACGGCGGCAACCCCCGTGCGAGAGGAAGGCTGA
- a CDS encoding IS5 family transposase has product MIEPTLTAWRQARLDRRPTGAPAKVELRDVFNAILYVNRTGIPWKYLPHDFPSHGTAYFYYAAWRDEGIFEQLNYDLVGLARVKDGRKPEPTASVIDTQSVKTSSNVPVTSQGTDAAKKIVGRKRGILTDTIGLLLAVTVTAASLSENAVGIRLLDRAKEAYPTISKSWVDTGFKNAVIEHGASLGIDVEVVNRNPGVRGFHVVKRRWVVERSIGWIMMHRRLARDYETLPSSSKAMIHIASIDNLAKRITGEVTPTWRGTY; this is encoded by the coding sequence TTGATCGAGCCGACCTTGACGGCCTGGCGACAGGCCCGGCTCGACCGCCGGCCCACGGGTGCGCCGGCCAAAGTCGAACTGCGCGATGTGTTCAACGCGATCCTCTACGTGAACCGCACCGGAATCCCCTGGAAATACCTCCCCCACGACTTCCCGAGCCACGGCACCGCCTACTTCTACTACGCCGCCTGGCGCGACGAGGGAATATTCGAACAGCTCAACTACGACCTCGTCGGCCTCGCCCGGGTGAAGGATGGGCGCAAGCCCGAACCGACGGCCTCCGTGATCGACACCCAGAGCGTGAAGACCTCCTCCAACGTGCCTGTGACCAGCCAGGGAACGGATGCGGCGAAGAAGATCGTCGGCAGGAAGCGAGGCATCCTCACCGACACGATCGGGCTCCTCCTCGCCGTGACCGTCACCGCCGCGAGCCTCTCCGAGAACGCTGTAGGAATTCGCCTTCTCGACCGGGCCAAGGAGGCCTATCCGACCATCTCCAAAAGCTGGGTCGACACCGGCTTCAAGAACGCCGTCATCGAGCACGGAGCCAGCCTCGGAATCGACGTCGAAGTCGTCAACAGAAACCCAGGCGTTCGCGGATTTCACGTAGTCAAAAGGCGCTGGGTAGTGGAGCGAAGCATCGGATGGATCATGATGCACCGCCGCCTTGCCCGCGACTACGAGACGCTGCCCTCCAGCTCCAAAGCCATGATCCACATCGCCTCGATCGACAACCTCGCCAAGCGTATAACGGGCGAAGTCACACCCACCTGGCGAGGAACCTACTAG
- a CDS encoding vitamin K epoxide reductase family protein, translating into MSKTTVKDVSTGPDPAPGPAAGPPREGTGRAFALLLVITGAAGVLAAWIITLDKFKLLEAKVKGETFVPGCSLNPVVSCGSVMESDQASVFGFPNPMLGLVTYGIVVCVGMSLLAGARFPRWYWLTLNAGTLFGVVFCAWLMIQSLYRINALCLWCCLAWVATIIMFWYVTSFNIRKGFLPAPGWLRSFFGEFTWVMPVLHIGIIGMLILTRWWEFWTS; encoded by the coding sequence ATGAGCAAGACGACAGTGAAGGACGTTTCCACCGGGCCCGATCCCGCTCCGGGGCCCGCCGCCGGGCCGCCGCGTGAGGGCACCGGCCGTGCGTTCGCCCTGCTGCTGGTCATCACCGGCGCCGCCGGTGTCCTGGCCGCGTGGATCATCACCCTGGACAAGTTCAAACTGCTCGAGGCCAAGGTCAAGGGCGAGACCTTCGTTCCCGGCTGCAGCCTCAACCCGGTGGTCTCCTGCGGCAGCGTCATGGAGAGCGACCAGGCGAGCGTCTTCGGTTTCCCCAACCCGATGCTGGGCCTCGTGACCTACGGCATCGTCGTCTGCGTGGGCATGAGCCTGCTCGCCGGGGCACGCTTCCCGCGCTGGTACTGGCTCACCCTCAACGCGGGCACCCTCTTCGGCGTCGTCTTCTGCGCCTGGCTGATGATCCAGTCCCTGTACCGGATCAACGCCCTGTGCCTGTGGTGCTGCCTGGCCTGGGTCGCCACCATCATCATGTTCTGGTACGTCACGTCGTTCAACATCCGCAAGGGCTTCCTGCCCGCCCCCGGCTGGCTGAGGAGCTTCTTCGGCGAGTTCACCTGGGTCATGCCCGTGCTGCACATCGGCATCATCGGCATGCTGATCCTGACCCGCTGGTGGGAGTTCTGGACCAGTTGA
- the hisS gene encoding histidine--tRNA ligase: MSTFKAPKGTYDLIPPDSAKYLAVREAIAAPLRGSGYGYVETPGFENVELFARGVGESTDIVTKEMYAFETKGGDRLALRPEGTASVLRAALEANLHKAGNLPVKLWYSGSYYRYERPQKGRYRHFSQVGAEAIGAEDPALDAELIILADQAYRSLGLREFRILLNSLGDKECRPVYRAALQDFLRGLDLDEDTLRRAEINPLRVLDDKREAVQKQLTGAPLLRDYLCDACKAYHEEVRELLTAAGVAYEGDPRLVRGLDYYTRTTFEFVHDGLGSQSAVGGGGRYDGLSEMIGGPALPSVGWALGVDRTVLALEAEGVELELPATTSVFAVPLGEEARRVLFAKVTELRKNGVAADFAYGGKGLKAAMKAANRSGARYALVLGERDLAEGVVQLKDMDSGEQTAVGVNEIVAELEARLG, translated from the coding sequence GTGAGCACCTTCAAGGCCCCCAAGGGCACCTACGACCTGATCCCGCCGGACAGCGCCAAGTACCTCGCCGTCCGCGAGGCCATCGCCGCCCCGCTGCGCGGCTCCGGCTACGGCTACGTCGAGACGCCCGGCTTCGAGAACGTCGAGCTGTTCGCGCGCGGTGTCGGTGAGTCCACCGACATCGTCACCAAGGAGATGTACGCCTTCGAGACCAAGGGCGGCGACCGGCTCGCCCTACGGCCCGAGGGCACGGCCTCCGTGCTGCGCGCGGCTCTCGAGGCCAACCTGCACAAGGCGGGCAACCTCCCGGTCAAGCTCTGGTACTCCGGCTCGTACTACCGCTACGAGCGCCCTCAGAAGGGCCGCTACCGTCACTTCTCCCAGGTCGGCGCCGAGGCGATCGGGGCCGAGGACCCGGCGCTCGACGCCGAGCTGATCATCCTTGCCGACCAGGCGTACCGCTCCCTGGGGCTCAGGGAATTCCGCATCCTGCTGAACTCCCTGGGAGACAAGGAGTGCCGCCCCGTCTACCGTGCCGCGCTCCAGGACTTCCTGCGCGGTCTCGACCTGGACGAGGACACCCTGCGCCGCGCGGAGATCAACCCGCTGCGTGTCCTGGACGACAAGCGGGAGGCGGTGCAGAAGCAGCTGACCGGCGCCCCGCTGCTGCGCGACTACCTGTGCGACGCCTGCAAGGCGTACCACGAGGAGGTCCGCGAGCTGCTCACGGCCGCGGGCGTCGCCTACGAGGGCGACCCCAGGCTGGTGCGGGGGCTGGACTACTACACGCGCACCACCTTCGAGTTCGTCCACGACGGTCTGGGCTCCCAGTCCGCGGTGGGCGGCGGAGGCCGCTACGACGGTCTCTCGGAGATGATCGGCGGCCCCGCGCTGCCGTCCGTCGGCTGGGCGCTCGGCGTCGACCGCACCGTGCTGGCCCTGGAGGCAGAGGGCGTCGAGCTCGAACTCCCGGCCACCACCAGCGTGTTCGCCGTCCCGCTCGGCGAGGAGGCCCGCCGGGTACTGTTCGCCAAGGTCACCGAACTGCGCAAGAACGGCGTCGCCGCCGACTTCGCCTACGGCGGCAAGGGCCTGAAGGCGGCGATGAAGGCAGCCAACCGCTCGGGCGCGCGCTACGCCCTGGTGCTCGGCGAGCGCGACCTCGCCGAGGGAGTCGTCCAGCTCAAGGACATGGATTCCGGCGAGCAGACCGCGGTGGGCGTCAACGAGATCGTGGCCGAGCTGGAGGCCCGGCTCGGCTGA
- a CDS encoding DUF7848 domain-containing protein, with protein sequence MGTVTPRSVLRYETWTLQPDREPDAEPVLYAMQCAVDGETSPTSEDFAEPQNWVLRHCGQNPSHHTYREIITRPWRTWRQT encoded by the coding sequence GTGGGGACGGTGACCCCGCGCTCGGTCCTGCGCTACGAGACCTGGACGCTCCAGCCCGACCGCGAGCCGGACGCGGAGCCGGTCCTGTACGCGATGCAGTGCGCCGTGGACGGAGAGACCTCACCTACAAGCGAGGACTTCGCCGAACCGCAGAACTGGGTCCTGCGCCACTGCGGCCAGAACCCGTCCCACCACACCTACCGGGAGATCATCACCCGCCCCTGGCGGACCTGGCGCCAGACGTGA
- a CDS encoding transposase, which produces MRRVTGWAINEVDEQAIALLPERVWTTALRQDGRVHEITGPDGDRISYQVAEITGLRDLTGRPEGTRLIVRRVKPSRRDAKKLTAFEKQTGRRYQIVATNIPAHQGLCGVPGSGQAWFVDALYRDHAEVEDRVKAIKRVGLGLMPSKSWQLNTAWVLAATIAADLDAWMRLLLLHDEPELAAAEPETIRMKLYHLPARLSTHVRRRTLHLDQTWPWARQFTTAWQRATQLPALA; this is translated from the coding sequence GTGCGACGGGTCACCGGCTGGGCCATCAACGAGGTGGACGAACAGGCCATCGCGCTGCTGCCCGAGCGCGTGTGGACCACCGCGCTGCGGCAGGACGGCCGCGTGCACGAGATCACCGGGCCCGACGGCGACCGGATCTCCTACCAGGTCGCCGAGATCACCGGCCTGCGCGACCTGACCGGCCGGCCGGAGGGGACGCGGCTGATCGTGCGGCGGGTCAAGCCCTCGCGCCGCGACGCGAAGAAGTTGACCGCCTTCGAGAAGCAGACCGGCCGGCGCTACCAGATCGTTGCCACCAACATCCCCGCTCACCAGGGGCTTTGCGGGGTTCCCGGCTCCGGGCAGGCCTGGTTCGTCGACGCCCTTTACCGGGACCACGCCGAGGTCGAGGACCGTGTGAAGGCGATCAAGCGGGTCGGGCTCGGCCTGATGCCGTCCAAGTCCTGGCAGCTCAACACGGCCTGGGTGCTCGCCGCCACGATCGCCGCCGACCTCGATGCCTGGATGCGGCTCCTCCTCCTGCACGACGAGCCCGAACTCGCCGCCGCCGAACCGGAGACAATCCGGATGAAGCTCTACCACCTGCCCGCCCGCCTCAGCACCCACGTCCGCCGCCGCACCCTGCACCTGGACCAAACCTGGCCCTGGGCACGCCAGTTCACCACCGCCTGGCAGCGGGCCACCCAGCTCCCCGCCCTCGCCTGA
- a CDS encoding DUF7848 domain-containing protein: MPDPATTGTPARKRYRFREYHVTAVVDPMTLPTFAAVCVTGEDQDCGATSGELHAEDELTRWIAEHCAGTGHDFYHRTTRAILRAEPGAWQ, translated from the coding sequence ATGCCTGACCCGGCAACCACCGGCACGCCAGCCCGCAAGCGCTACCGCTTCCGCGAGTACCACGTGACCGCGGTCGTGGACCCTATGACCCTGCCCACCTTCGCGGCCGTCTGCGTTACCGGCGAAGACCAGGACTGCGGCGCTACCTCCGGCGAACTCCACGCCGAGGACGAACTGACCCGCTGGATCGCCGAGCACTGCGCCGGGACCGGCCACGACTTCTACCACCGGACCACCCGCGCCATCCTCCGGGCTGAACCCGGCGCCTGGCAGTAG
- a CDS encoding replication-associated recombination protein A, translating to MEPDLFTAAAEERQEKDPTGSPLAVRMRPRTLDEVVGQQHLLKPGSPLRRLVGQGASGPAGPSSVFLWGPPGTGKTTLAHVVSKATDRRFVELSAITAGVKEVRTVIDGARRASGGYGKETVLFLDEIHRFSKAQQDSLLPAVENRWVTLIAATTENPYFSVISPLLSRSLLLTLEPLTDDDIRDLLHRALGDERGLKGALTLPGDTGSHLVRIAGGDARRALTALEAAAGAALDKGETEISLATLEETVDRAAVKYDRSGDQHYDVASALIKSIRGSDVDAALHYLARMIEAGEDPRFLARRLMISASEDIGLADPNALQIAVAAAQAVAMIGFPEAALTLSHATIALALAPKSNAATTAIGAALDDVRKGLAGPVPAHLRDGHYKGAAKLGHAQGYVYPHDLSEGIAQQQYAPDALKDRAYYEPTRHGAEARYADAVEWTRKHLGRKQP from the coding sequence GTGGAGCCCGACCTGTTCACCGCCGCAGCAGAAGAACGCCAGGAGAAGGACCCGACCGGCAGCCCCCTCGCCGTCCGGATGCGCCCGCGCACCCTCGACGAGGTGGTGGGCCAGCAGCATCTGCTGAAGCCGGGCTCACCCCTGCGCCGGCTGGTCGGCCAGGGTGCCTCCGGCCCCGCGGGCCCGTCCTCGGTGTTTCTGTGGGGACCGCCCGGCACCGGCAAGACGACCCTGGCCCACGTCGTCTCCAAGGCCACCGACCGGCGCTTCGTCGAACTGTCGGCGATCACCGCGGGCGTCAAGGAGGTCCGCACGGTCATCGACGGCGCCCGCCGCGCCTCGGGTGGGTACGGCAAGGAGACCGTCCTCTTCCTCGACGAGATCCACCGCTTCAGCAAGGCGCAGCAGGACTCCCTGCTCCCCGCGGTCGAGAACCGCTGGGTCACGCTGATCGCCGCGACCACCGAGAACCCCTACTTCTCGGTCATCTCCCCGCTGCTGTCCCGCTCGCTCCTGCTCACCCTCGAACCCCTCACCGACGACGACATCCGGGACCTGCTCCACCGCGCGCTCGGCGACGAGCGGGGTCTGAAGGGCGCCCTCACCCTCCCCGGGGACACCGGCTCCCACCTGGTGCGCATCGCCGGCGGGGACGCCCGCCGCGCCCTGACCGCCCTGGAGGCCGCCGCGGGGGCCGCACTGGACAAGGGGGAGACGGAGATCTCCCTGGCCACCCTGGAGGAGACGGTCGACCGGGCCGCAGTGAAGTACGACCGTTCCGGAGACCAGCACTACGACGTCGCCAGCGCCCTGATCAAGTCCATCCGCGGCTCCGACGTGGACGCCGCCCTGCACTACCTCGCCCGGATGATCGAGGCGGGTGAGGACCCCCGCTTCCTCGCCCGCCGCCTGATGATCTCCGCCAGCGAGGACATCGGCCTCGCCGATCCGAACGCCCTGCAGATCGCGGTCGCCGCCGCCCAGGCCGTCGCCATGATCGGCTTCCCGGAGGCGGCCCTCACCCTCAGCCACGCCACCATCGCCCTCGCCCTCGCCCCCAAGTCCAACGCGGCCACCACCGCGATCGGCGCCGCCCTCGACGACGTCCGCAAGGGGCTGGCCGGGCCCGTCCCGGCCCACCTGCGTGACGGGCACTACAAGGGCGCGGCCAAGCTGGGCCACGCCCAGGGGTACGTGTACCCGCACGACCTGTCCGAGGGCATAGCCCAGCAGCAGTACGCCCCGGACGCCCTCAAGGACCGCGCGTACTACGAACCCACCCGGCACGGCGCCGAGGCGCGGTACGCCGACGCGGTGGAGTGGACCAGGAAGCACCTCGGCCGGAAGCAGCCGTGA